A genomic window from Streptomyces sp. NBC_01429 includes:
- a CDS encoding ADP-ribosylglycohydrolase family protein: MTPLQAPAATPPDALRTPPDPRPDTAPPLSLADRVTGALIGAAVGDALGGPVEGYSPDQIVERHGGRVTGIVGPWNEEWRTARPLAPYHKGDGHITDDTLMTHALIRVYEKVRDHLDAYAVADHLVPDLISTPRWIPELEAEALPLHRIFLAEKWLVTRVHYGHVDPREAGSGNIVNCGAAMYMAPVGLVNAADPAAAYAEAIDVAGAHQSSYGREAAGVFAAAVAAACRPGATPASVVECALALAKDGTRAAVEAVCEVAARHRCTESALRGLRAAVAPYDTVGPHYRDPSLGARRPSRLHSIEELPIALGMLLIAGGDYRRTVLGCVNYGRDCDSIATMGGALAGALGGEGAVPAEWSTRVAEASRVDLRAPARVLTEVAYEVFRRDTQRRRTHEALFTELTAPQFGDPR, from the coding sequence ATGACGCCCCTTCAGGCTCCGGCAGCCACTCCTCCTGACGCTCTGCGCACTCCCCCGGACCCCCGGCCGGACACCGCCCCGCCGCTCTCCCTCGCCGACCGCGTCACCGGCGCCCTGATCGGCGCGGCCGTCGGTGACGCGCTCGGCGGCCCGGTCGAGGGGTACTCCCCCGACCAGATCGTGGAGCGCCACGGCGGGCGGGTCACCGGCATCGTCGGCCCGTGGAACGAGGAGTGGCGCACCGCCCGCCCCCTCGCCCCATACCACAAGGGCGACGGCCACATCACCGACGACACCCTGATGACCCACGCGCTGATCCGGGTGTACGAGAAGGTCCGCGACCACCTCGACGCGTACGCGGTCGCCGACCACCTCGTACCGGACCTCATCTCCACGCCGCGCTGGATCCCCGAGCTGGAGGCGGAGGCGCTGCCGCTGCACCGGATCTTCCTCGCCGAGAAGTGGCTGGTCACCCGGGTGCACTACGGGCACGTCGATCCGCGTGAGGCGGGCAGCGGAAATATCGTCAACTGCGGGGCCGCGATGTACATGGCGCCGGTCGGACTGGTCAACGCGGCGGATCCGGCCGCCGCGTACGCCGAGGCGATCGATGTGGCGGGCGCCCACCAGTCGTCGTACGGGCGGGAGGCGGCCGGGGTGTTCGCGGCGGCGGTCGCCGCCGCCTGCCGGCCGGGCGCCACCCCGGCCTCCGTCGTGGAGTGTGCTCTCGCCCTCGCGAAGGACGGTACGCGCGCCGCCGTCGAGGCGGTGTGCGAGGTCGCGGCCCGGCACCGCTGCACGGAGTCGGCGCTGCGCGGGCTGCGCGCGGCGGTCGCGCCGTACGACACGGTCGGGCCGCACTACCGCGATCCGTCGCTGGGCGCCCGGCGCCCCTCCCGGCTGCACTCCATCGAGGAACTTCCCATCGCACTGGGCATGTTGCTGATCGCCGGGGGCGACTACCGCCGTACGGTGCTCGGTTGCGTCAACTACGGCCGGGACTGCGACTCGATCGCCACGATGGGCGGCGCGCTCGCCGGGGCCCTGGGCGGCGAGGGCGCGGTCCCGGCGGAGTGGTCGACGCGGGTGGCCGAGGCGAGCAGGGTCGATCTGCGCGCCCCGGCAAGGGTGTTGACCGAGGTGGCGTACGAGGTGTTCCGGCGCGACACCCAGCGGCGCCGGACGCACGAAGCGCTCTTCACCGAGCTGACGGCCCCTCAGTTCGGCGATCCACGATGA
- a CDS encoding ADP-ribosylglycohydrolase family protein: MTTEPDSGQGYGYGAPPRSGATGPSPLGRIEGLLLGLAAGDAAGWPAARHRAARMPEWTRRLTRELDTFAEQNATTTLPVPIALNQPPEPLRLGPSDDAEWAAFTAGSLLAARGERFRRLSPGRAVRAAVDLGWSALAAEVGAAADRAPEVESAVPPLRARISVRAGLGNLATGLRPPATGHDNPHYFDDAACVRAAVLAVAHPGDPAAAADLAEFDARYTQDGDGVHGARAMAAAVASALGGADAEAAVEAALAQLPGTTEIGRNARHAVKTAHDFAREPAGAFALVPLLEHQIVDHVYSYGIAAAETVPVALALTLAARGRVSGAVPAAACLSRVADSAPALAGALTGALGGGGTVPAAWRETCRTLPGCALPRLAGTDLVELAGLLAATEPAVPGGQFRHDAPSGSGSHSS, from the coding sequence ATGACCACGGAACCCGACAGCGGACAGGGGTACGGGTACGGTGCGCCTCCCCGCTCCGGGGCCACCGGCCCCTCCCCGCTCGGCCGGATCGAGGGGCTGCTGCTCGGGCTCGCCGCCGGGGACGCCGCCGGGTGGCCCGCCGCGCGGCACCGGGCGGCGCGGATGCCCGAGTGGACCCGACGGCTCACCCGGGAGCTGGACACCTTCGCCGAGCAGAACGCGACCACCACCCTGCCCGTCCCCATCGCGCTCAACCAGCCGCCGGAGCCGCTCAGGCTCGGCCCGTCCGACGACGCCGAGTGGGCCGCCTTCACCGCCGGATCGCTGCTGGCCGCGCGCGGGGAGCGGTTCCGGCGGCTCAGCCCCGGCCGGGCGGTACGGGCCGCCGTCGACCTCGGCTGGAGCGCGCTCGCCGCCGAGGTCGGCGCGGCGGCCGACCGGGCGCCCGAGGTGGAGTCCGCCGTACCACCGCTGCGGGCCAGGATCTCGGTGCGCGCGGGGCTCGGCAATCTGGCCACCGGGCTGCGCCCGCCCGCCACCGGCCACGACAACCCGCACTACTTCGACGACGCCGCCTGCGTACGGGCCGCCGTGCTCGCCGTCGCCCACCCGGGCGATCCGGCCGCCGCCGCCGACCTCGCGGAGTTCGACGCCCGGTACACGCAGGACGGCGACGGCGTGCACGGCGCCCGCGCCATGGCCGCCGCCGTCGCGAGCGCGCTCGGCGGGGCGGACGCCGAGGCGGCCGTCGAGGCGGCGCTCGCCCAGCTCCCCGGGACCACGGAGATCGGCCGCAACGCCCGGCACGCGGTCAAGACCGCGCATGACTTCGCCCGGGAGCCGGCCGGCGCGTTCGCCCTGGTCCCGCTGCTGGAGCACCAGATCGTGGACCACGTCTACAGCTACGGCATCGCGGCCGCCGAGACCGTACCGGTCGCCCTCGCGCTGACCCTGGCGGCCCGGGGCCGGGTGAGCGGGGCGGTGCCCGCCGCCGCGTGTCTGTCCCGGGTCGCGGACTCGGCGCCCGCCCTGGCCGGCGCGCTGACCGGCGCGCTCGGTGGCGGCGGCACCGTGCCCGCCGCCTGGCGCGAGACCTGCCGCACCCTGCCGGGGTGCGCGCTGCCCCGGCTCGCGGGGACGGACCTGGTGGAACTCGCCGGGCTGCTGGCAGCCACGGAACCGGCCGTCCCGGGTGGACAATTCCGACATGACGCCCCTTCAGGCTCCGGCAGCCACTCCTCCTGA
- a CDS encoding ADP-ribosylglycohydrolase family protein has protein sequence MEPTAYAEAGTGTRERHAVRRDRARGALLGLAVGDALGAPAENMRPSEIRRRWGRIEGFVSDSPAGTDDTEYAVFSGLLLARHGSALTVAHVEAAWHRWIADLDEGPFRGAGFSERGTLENLRRGLAAPITAQHRHAWSDGLAMRAAPFGVYAAGRPEEAARLVTVDGRVSHEGEGIYGGRAVAAGVAVAMTGAGPAPVIAAALSVIPMDSWTSRTLRRGVVAARRAHPDRLTMERAVRSAVVIGGYPWTDLAPEAVGLAFGAFAAAHGDFRTSVLTAVNMGRDADTTAAVAGALAGAMSGAGAIPAEWASAIGPVRGSCLPSMRGHHVLDVADLLTPDDEEAVS, from the coding sequence GACCGGGCGCGCGGCGCCCTGCTGGGGCTGGCCGTCGGGGACGCGCTCGGGGCACCGGCGGAGAACATGCGGCCCTCCGAGATCCGCCGGCGCTGGGGCCGGATCGAGGGGTTCGTGTCCGACAGCCCGGCGGGTACGGACGACACCGAGTACGCCGTCTTCTCCGGGCTGCTGCTCGCCCGGCACGGCTCCGCGCTGACCGTCGCCCATGTCGAGGCGGCGTGGCACCGGTGGATCGCCGACCTCGACGAGGGCCCGTTCCGGGGGGCCGGGTTCAGCGAGCGCGGCACGCTGGAGAATCTGCGGCGCGGACTCGCCGCGCCCATCACCGCCCAGCACCGGCACGCCTGGAGCGACGGGCTCGCGATGCGGGCGGCGCCGTTCGGGGTCTACGCGGCGGGCCGCCCCGAGGAGGCGGCCCGGCTGGTCACCGTGGACGGGCGGGTCAGCCACGAGGGCGAGGGGATCTACGGCGGCCGGGCGGTCGCGGCCGGGGTCGCCGTCGCGATGACCGGAGCCGGACCCGCCCCGGTCATCGCGGCGGCGCTCTCCGTGATCCCCATGGACTCCTGGACCTCGCGCACCCTGCGCCGCGGAGTGGTCGCCGCGCGGCGCGCCCACCCCGACCGGCTGACGATGGAGCGCGCGGTCCGCTCGGCCGTGGTCATCGGCGGCTACCCGTGGACGGATCTCGCGCCCGAGGCGGTCGGCCTGGCCTTCGGCGCCTTCGCCGCGGCGCACGGCGACTTCCGCACCTCGGTCCTGACCGCCGTCAACATGGGCCGCGACGCCGACACCACCGCGGCGGTGGCGGGCGCGCTGGCCGGCGCGATGTCCGGGGCAGGGGCGATCCCGGCCGAGTGGGCCTCGGCCATCGGGCCCGTACGGGGGAGCTGCCTGCCCTCGATGCGCGGCCACCACGTCCTGGACGTAGCGGATCTGCTCACCCCGGACGACGAGGAGGCGGTGTCATGA